The Triticum aestivum cultivar Chinese Spring chromosome 3A, IWGSC CS RefSeq v2.1, whole genome shotgun sequence genome includes a region encoding these proteins:
- the LOC123063706 gene encoding uncharacterized protein has protein sequence MMLVAKEFGALSPPAGAAAAARRWAPPSTARVSPRGGSPVGDLWLRTRGGGDGPGGSQHGSHESDMDLAMLVSDFLEGGGGSGGDSRGSSDGEPGGLHDLAHLADKISMYKQAGDEKENELLSVVHSLLFSIHETELQDFVRGQCTGSCIRHLLVKLLRYSGYDAAVCVSKWQGFDKIPGGDHEYIDVIIDNDLPGPERLIIDIDFRSHFEIARAVDPYGTLLDSLPVVYVGTLPRLKQFLNVMVDAAKWSLKQNSMPLPPWRSLSYLQMKWHSKYERKGLQSEQQEFQGASPSRTLCFGHLKRLKSSLRLELETGRLLMMPVMQAGTKRTAMYERRRRRSLLSF, from the exons ATGATGCTGGTGGCCAAGGAGTTCGGCGCGCTGTCCCCgcccgcgggggcggcggcggcggcgcggaggtggGCCCCGCCGTCCACGGCCCGGGTGTCGCCGAGGGGCGGGTCGCCGGTGGGGGACCTGTGGCTGCGGACGCGGGGAGGGGGGGACGGGCCCGGCGGGAGCCAGCACGGGAGCCACGAGAGCGACATGGACCTCGCCATGCTCGTCAGCGACTTCctcgagggcggcggcgggagcggggGCGACTCGCGCGGCAGCAGCGACGGCGAGCCCGGCGGCCTCCACGACCTCGCCCACCTCGCCGACAAGATCTCG ATGTACAAGCAAGCTGGAGACGAGAAGGAAAACGAGCTGCTCTCCGTGGTTCACTCGCTGCTGTTCTCCATCCATGAGacagagctccaggatttcgtaaGAGGTCAATGCACTGGCAGCTGCATCCGTCATCTACTCGTGAAGCTCCTGAGGTACTCGGGATACGACGCGGCCGTCTGCGTGTCCAAATGGCAGGGGTTCGACAAGATACCTGGAG GTGACCATGAGTACATTGATGTCATAATAGACAACGACCTGCCGGGTCCAGAGCGTCTGATCATCGACATCGACTTCAGGAGCCACTTTGAAATAGCCAGAGCAGTCGATCCTTACGGCACCCTGCTGGACTCGCTCCCGGTGGTCTACGTCGGCACCCTTCCAAGACTGAAGCAGTTCCTGAACGTGATGGTCGACGCGGCGAAATGGTCCCTGAAGCAGAACTCCATGCCCCTGCCTCCGTGGAGATCCCTGTCCTACCTCCAAATGAAGTGGCACTCCAAGTACGAGCGGAAAGGCCTGCAATCTGAGCAGCAAGAGTTCCAGGGCGCATCCCCGAGCCGCACGCTGTGCTTTGGGCATCTGAAGCGGCTGAAATCCTCACTGCGGTTGGAACTCGAGACCGGAAGGTTGCTCATGATGCCGGTCATGCAGGCCGGCACAAAGAGGACGGCAATGTACGAGAGGCGGCGTAGACGCTCCCTGCTCAGCTTCTGA